Within the Candidatus Neomarinimicrobiota bacterium genome, the region ATCATCACTTTGTCCTTGGCCTCTTCAATATCCTCCATGCCGACCTTGGTCTTGTTCTTCCGGGCCGCCAGCAGGGCCGCCTCGTTCACCAGGTTGGCTAGATCCGCTCCCACCAACCCAGGCGTCGAACGTGCAACCACGTGCAGATCTACATCATCGGCCAGCGGAATATCCTTGGTGTGAACTTTTAGGATGCCCTCACGACCTCTCATGCCGGGCGCATCCACCACAATTTGCCGGTCAAACCGCCCCGGACGTAAAAGAGCCTTGTCCAGTACATCTGGCCTATTGGTTGCAGCGACGAGGATCACATTGGTATCGGTATCAAATCCATCCATCTCCACTAACAACTGGTTGAGGGTCTGCTCGCGTTCATCGTGACCGCCCCCCAGGCCCGCGCCGCGATGTCGTCCCACAGCGTCGAGCTCATCAATGAAGACGATGGCCGGGGCATGCTTTTTCGCCTGGTCAAACAAGTCCCGGACGCGGCTAGCGCCCACGCCAACAAACATCTCTACAAAGTCGGCACCCGATAAGCTGAAGAAGGGCACGCTGGCCTCGCCCGCCACCGCCCGAGCCAGAAGAGTTTTGCCTGTCCCCGGGGGACCCAGTAAGAGGGCGCCCTTGGGAATTTTGCCCCCCAGGCGTGCAAAACGCTTAGGGCTCTTCAAAAACTCGATAATTTCATGGAGCTCTTCTTTAGCCTCTTCACAGCCTGCCACATCCTCGAAAGTCACTTTGGGCTTATCCGGGGTGACAATCTTAGCCCGACTTTTCCCGAAGTTGAAGATATTACCCTGGCCGCCAACACCACCCTGCATCCGGCGCATAATGAAAAACCAGAATAAAACAATCAAGAGAATCGGCCAGGCACTCCAGAGATAGTCAAACCAGCCCGGGCTCTTTTCCTTGAACTCAAACCGGAGACCACTCTCCTTCCACCTGCCTACCAGCTCGCTGTCGACATACGGAAGGACTGTCTCAAATTCCTTGTACCGACGTGTCTGGCCCTTGAGATTGGTCTCAACCAGGGGGTCCTTGAACTTGCCCCGGAAGACGTTACCGGTGATGATAGCCGTCTCCACCTGGCTATTCCGAACATAGTCCTCCAACTCAGTAAAGGTGGCCTTTTTGAGATTTCTGTCCGAAGAGAATATGCTGGCCAGCAGGAACGCCACCAGCACGATAGCCATCCATCCCAGTGATGTTCTGAGGGCGCGACCCATCTGGAAGCCGGGCGGCTGAGGCTGGTCCGGCTTGCCTCCTCGGCGGGCCGGCGGGGTCTTGTTCGCGTCGTTCCTACCTCTGCCGCGGTCTTCGCCCCTGGTATTCCGCTCACGCCGCGGCGGATTCGGGGCAGGTTTCCGGGGCCTCCTCTGGCTTTCTCCGCCCGACATCTCAGCTCTCCTTAAAAGCATACAGTGACCTTAATCCTCGAAATTTTTGATCCGCATCCAAGCCGTATCCTACGACAAATCGATTAGGAATGTTAAATCCAACATAATCAAGGGGAAAGTCCAAATTTGCCACCTCATCCTTCAAAAGCAAAGTTACAAAAGTTACCGAGGTAGGTGCCGCCTCTTGCATACGACTTCGCATGAATTTAATGGTCAAACCCGTATCCACAATATCTTCTATTATGATTACGTCACGGCCAGTGATATCAGCACTGATGTCTTTAAGCAGGCGAATCGTTCCGGTAGAGGCCTTCGCGTGGCCATAGGTCGAGATTTTA harbors:
- the ftsH gene encoding ATP-dependent zinc metalloprotease FtsH; its protein translation is MGRALRTSLGWMAIVLVAFLLASIFSSDRNLKKATFTELEDYVRNSQVETAIITGNVFRGKFKDPLVETNLKGQTRRYKEFETVLPYVDSELVGRWKESGLRFEFKEKSPGWFDYLWSAWPILLIVLFWFFIMRRMQGGVGGQGNIFNFGKSRAKIVTPDKPKVTFEDVAGCEEAKEELHEIIEFLKSPKRFARLGGKIPKGALLLGPPGTGKTLLARAVAGEASVPFFSLSGADFVEMFVGVGASRVRDLFDQAKKHAPAIVFIDELDAVGRHRGAGLGGGHDEREQTLNQLLVEMDGFDTDTNVILVAATNRPDVLDKALLRPGRFDRQIVVDAPGMRGREGILKVHTKDIPLADDVDLHVVARSTPGLVGADLANLVNEAALLAARKNKTKVGMEDIEEAKDKVMMGVERRSVILTEEEKKVTAHHEAGHAVVAYYTEQADPLHKITIIPRGRALGLTAQLPLDDKHNYSRTYIQARLDILMGGRTAERLVFNDLTTGAGNDLEVATELARRMVVEWGMSDKVGPTTLGKNEQELFLGREIQQHKNISEETSRTIDQEIRNIILAAERRATQILTEHMDKLSLLANALLETETVHGEELPQLFAGKDLPKVSPDGRPKLKAKRQSRSTSGKKTVPTQGRKPVPVAASRSKTSSTTKPGRKAPSSPKSTS
- the hpt gene encoding hypoxanthine phosphoribosyltransferase, translated to MADAVPQEITVPESSHYRGQTLELFIPSEKIQAKVTEIATFLSERFKGKCPILIGVLNGSFMFMADLVRQLDIDFEIDFIKISTYGHAKASTGTIRLLKDISADITGRDVIIIEDIVDTGLTIKFMRSRMQEAAPTSVTFVTLLLKDEVANLDFPLDYVGFNIPNRFVVGYGLDADQKFRGLRSLYAFKES